One Chitinivorax tropicus genomic window, CGGCCAACGCAGCAGCCCAGTCATCCAGGCCTTGTTCTTCGGCAGGTTGTTCTTCTTCAGCCAACTTCATCTCCCGTATTCAATAGATCCACACCCGCGAGAATCTTGTCGACCTTCAATGCATACTGCCCATTCTTGATGCCATATTTGCACTCAAACAACGGCACGCCATCCACTTCCGCCACGATGGCATCGGGAATCTCCAGTGAGATCACATCCCCCACTTTCAAATCCAAGATATCCCCCAGCAGAACGGGCGCTTGTCCCAGATTGGCTACCAGATCGACTTCGGCACCTTGCACCTCTCTGGAGAGCAATTTCACCCATCGGTTGTCCGCCTCCATACGATCAGCCTGCATCGAGCTGTAGAGCAAGTCACGGATCGGCTCGATCATAGCATAGGGGAAACAGACGTGAAAATCGCCGCCCCCCGCGCCCAGCTCGATTTTGAAAGTCGTCGTGACGACCACCTCGGTTGGCGTCGCAATATTGGCAAACTGCGTGTTCATCTCGGATCGGATGTACTCAAACCCCACCTCGAATACCGGGTCCCAAGACTTCTTATATTCATCGAACACTACATTCAGCAGCCGATGGATGATGCGTTGTTCAGTGGCGGTGAAATCACGGCCTTCGACGCGCACATGGTACCGACCATCCGAGCCGAACAGGTTGTCTACCACCAGAAACACAAAATCCGGATCGAAAATGAACAAAGCCGTCCCACGTAACGGCTTCATATGAATCAGGTTCAGGTTGGTGGGAACCACCAGATTACGGATGAATTCGCTGTATTTCACCACCCTGACCGGGCCGACCGAGATTTCCGCGCTACGACGCATGAAGTTGAACAGCCCGATCCGCAGATTACGGGCGAACCGCTCATTGATGATTTCAAAGGTCGGCATCCGGCCACGGACAATACGCTCCTGCCGACCAATGTCATAATTTCGAACCTGTGACGCATCGGAAGACTCTTCCTCCGAATCTTCCTCGCCGGTCACCCCGCGTAGCAGGGCATCGACCTCTTCCTGGGAAAGGATATCGTCTGACATATCACTGCAATATAAAGGAGGAGAGCGTCACCGATTGCACGCCTTCATCATCATCAGCGCCCATCGCCTCATTGATGGTAGCCTTCAATTCATCAATCAGTTTCTTCTTGCCCTCTGCGGTCTTCAAATCCACTGCCTGTTTCGAGGATAGCAGCAAAATGACATTGTTGCGGATCTTTGGCATGTAGGACTTGAGCTTTTCCTTCTCCTTTTCATCCAACAATTCCACATTGATCTCAGTTTGCAGCATCTCATTGTTCTCGCCCGCCAGATTGACGGTGAACACCTCCAGTTTTTCAAATACTGGAGCGGCTTCATGCTCCTTCTTCTTTTTCTTCTTATCCTTTTTCTTGGGCTCCTCCTTCTCATGGGCCACCTCGGCCTCATGCTCTGGTGACGAGCCCCCACCACTCAACAGCAAAACTGCTGCAACCCCGCCTATCACCAAAATCAGCACCAAGAGCAGTGCGACGATGATAACGAGCATCTTCTTGCTTTTCGGCTTTTCTTCGGACATCCCTGAGGCCTCGATTGAGTGCGTTCCACGTGACTAAACAACGTAACCGCTTATTCTTTCACTGAACTTTAGCAGCAGTATGATTACCCTGCCAAAACATAAAGCAAAACAATTATATCGGAAACATAGTTTAGGTAGTTTCTAAAAAAACAAAACGGATGACCTCCGCCATCCGCTTTCCCCAATTCTGTTTCGCAGCACCC contains:
- the fliM gene encoding flagellar motor switch protein FliM yields the protein MSDDILSQEEVDALLRGVTGEEDSEEESSDASQVRNYDIGRQERIVRGRMPTFEIINERFARNLRIGLFNFMRRSAEISVGPVRVVKYSEFIRNLVVPTNLNLIHMKPLRGTALFIFDPDFVFLVVDNLFGSDGRYHVRVEGRDFTATEQRIIHRLLNVVFDEYKKSWDPVFEVGFEYIRSEMNTQFANIATPTEVVVTTTFKIELGAGGGDFHVCFPYAMIEPIRDLLYSSMQADRMEADNRWVKLLSREVQGAEVDLVANLGQAPVLLGDILDLKVGDVISLEIPDAIVAEVDGVPLFECKYGIKNGQYALKVDKILAGVDLLNTGDEVG
- a CDS encoding flagellar basal body-associated FliL family protein, producing the protein MSEEKPKSKKMLVIIVALLLVLILVIGGVAAVLLLSGGGSSPEHEAEVAHEKEEPKKKDKKKKKKEHEAAPVFEKLEVFTVNLAGENNEMLQTEINVELLDEKEKEKLKSYMPKIRNNVILLLSSKQAVDLKTAEGKKKLIDELKATINEAMGADDDEGVQSVTLSSFILQ